A genome region from Natronosalvus rutilus includes the following:
- a CDS encoding RNA polymerase Rpb4 family protein — MTIFKEIVDEEYLTVSETKDLLEDIETERALDDERELRYELARAIEHVNRFAILETEDANALVEDLQDLEKVDEPTAYKIVNLLPRDRQELRTVFAQQRYSVSGDELDEILNVIAKYV; from the coding sequence ATGACGATCTTCAAAGAGATCGTCGACGAGGAGTACCTGACGGTCTCGGAGACGAAGGACCTCCTCGAGGACATCGAAACCGAACGAGCGCTCGACGACGAGCGCGAACTGCGATACGAACTCGCGCGTGCCATCGAGCACGTCAACCGATTCGCCATCCTCGAGACCGAGGACGCGAACGCCCTCGTCGAGGACCTCCAGGACCTCGAGAAGGTCGACGAGCCGACGGCGTACAAAATCGTGAACCTGCTCCCGCGGGACCGACAGGAGCTTCGCACGGTGTTCGCCCAGCAGCGCTACTCCGTCTCGGGTGACGAACTCGACGAGATCCTCAACGTCATCGCGAAGTACGTCTGA
- the rsmA gene encoding 16S rRNA (adenine(1518)-N(6)/adenine(1519)-N(6))-dimethyltransferase RsmA: protein MRDPDGLIARAGVRGDPDRDQHFLVDDRVLDRLPTYLELSNRDASPGGSEESTESTDPIESAESTREVTSHLLEIGGGTGALTDRLLAVADEVTVVERDRRLAAFLEDEFAEEVAAGRLTVIQGDALEVDLPSFSASVSNLPYGVSSQIAFRLLPEKRPLVLMFQKEFAERMVAEPGTPEYGRLSVSAQHFAAVEIVETIPKEAFSPPPQVESAVVRSTPRTPDYEVADEAFFLRFVKAVFTQRRKTMRNAIRNTAHISGLEDADAVVEAADEDLLGKRAGAVTPAEFAELATLADEVGRSDER, encoded by the coding sequence ATGAGAGATCCAGACGGGTTAATCGCGAGGGCGGGGGTTCGCGGTGATCCCGACCGCGATCAACACTTTCTCGTCGACGATCGCGTCCTCGACCGGTTGCCGACGTATCTCGAGCTGTCAAACCGCGACGCGTCGCCAGGTGGTAGCGAGGAATCGACCGAATCGACCGACCCGATCGAATCGGCCGAATCCACCCGCGAGGTAACGAGCCACCTCCTCGAGATCGGCGGCGGGACGGGTGCGCTCACGGACCGACTGCTCGCCGTCGCCGACGAAGTGACCGTCGTCGAACGAGACCGTCGGCTGGCCGCGTTTCTCGAGGATGAGTTCGCCGAAGAGGTTGCGGCCGGCCGCCTGACCGTCATCCAGGGCGACGCCCTCGAGGTCGACCTGCCTTCCTTTTCGGCGTCGGTGTCGAACCTGCCCTACGGCGTCTCGAGCCAGATTGCCTTTCGACTCCTCCCCGAAAAGCGTCCACTCGTCCTGATGTTCCAGAAGGAGTTCGCCGAGCGAATGGTCGCCGAGCCGGGGACGCCCGAGTACGGGCGGCTGTCGGTCTCGGCCCAACACTTCGCGGCCGTCGAAATCGTCGAGACGATCCCGAAGGAGGCGTTTTCGCCGCCGCCGCAGGTAGAGAGCGCGGTCGTCCGGTCGACCCCGCGGACGCCCGACTACGAGGTCGCTGACGAGGCGTTCTTCTTGCGGTTCGTCAAGGCGGTGTTCACCCAGCGACGGAAGACGATGCGAAACGCGATTCGAAATACGGCTCACATCTCGGGGCTCGAGGATGCAGACGCCGTTGTCGAGGCGGCAGACGAGGACCTTTTGGGCAAACGAGCGGGGGCCGTCACGCCCGCCGAGTTCGCCGAACTGGCGACGCTCGCCGACGAGGTGGGCCGTTCGGATGAGAGGTGA
- a CDS encoding 50S ribosomal protein L21e, translating to MPNSNGPRQGTRRKLSNNPRDRGTSPPQRAIQEYDVGQKVHLKIDPSVPKGRFHPRFDGHTGEVVGKQGKAFKVEITDGGKAKTLIVTAAHLRAQE from the coding sequence ATGCCGAACTCGAACGGACCTCGTCAGGGAACCCGGCGAAAGCTCTCGAACAATCCCCGCGATCGCGGGACCTCGCCGCCGCAACGGGCGATTCAGGAGTACGACGTGGGCCAGAAGGTCCACCTCAAGATCGACCCGAGCGTTCCGAAGGGGCGCTTCCACCCACGATTCGACGGCCACACCGGTGAGGTCGTCGGCAAACAGGGCAAAGCCTTCAAAGTCGAGATCACCGACGGCGGGAAGGCGAAGACGCTGATCGTCACCGCTGCCCACCTCCGCGCCCAGGAATGA
- a CDS encoding YihY/virulence factor BrkB family protein, with the protein MSQLERPLPVDESTVRHVVAVARENGFALVAAGVAFYIFNALIPLVIFALIGMTTVGWLESALELLAPAFGADPDSLVSTMNGMIGEGAGRGRAAVIAAAILVWSSFTTFQSINRAFGHVYGVQAERSLRQTARDTGLILVTVILAVASVVIVQIGLVAVAGQTVALLASIPLLAGALFGVFLPMFYQFGPPTVTVREALRGAVLAAISWTLGALAFRLYLTTSESVELYGVAGGVMLLLTWLYVGALALLGGVVLNAVKADRVEAEDRWEID; encoded by the coding sequence ATGAGCCAACTCGAACGACCACTCCCCGTAGACGAATCCACCGTCCGGCACGTCGTCGCCGTCGCTCGAGAGAACGGGTTCGCCCTCGTCGCCGCCGGAGTTGCGTTCTACATCTTCAACGCCCTGATCCCGCTGGTCATCTTCGCACTCATCGGGATGACGACGGTCGGCTGGCTCGAGAGCGCCTTGGAGTTGTTAGCACCCGCGTTCGGGGCCGATCCGGATTCGCTGGTCTCGACGATGAACGGGATGATCGGCGAGGGGGCAGGTCGAGGACGGGCCGCGGTGATCGCCGCCGCCATCCTCGTCTGGAGTTCGTTCACGACGTTCCAGTCGATCAACCGCGCGTTCGGCCACGTTTACGGCGTCCAGGCGGAACGATCGCTTCGTCAGACCGCTCGAGACACTGGATTGATCCTCGTGACGGTGATCCTCGCCGTCGCTTCGGTGGTCATCGTGCAAATCGGGCTAGTGGCCGTCGCTGGGCAGACGGTAGCCTTGCTGGCGAGTATCCCGCTCCTGGCGGGGGCGCTGTTCGGCGTGTTCCTCCCGATGTTCTACCAGTTTGGTCCGCCTACCGTGACGGTCCGGGAAGCGCTTCGCGGTGCCGTCCTCGCGGCGATTTCGTGGACCCTGGGCGCGCTCGCCTTTCGCCTCTACCTCACGACCTCCGAAAGCGTCGAGCTGTACGGCGTGGCGGGCGGCGTCATGTTGCTCCTGACCTGGCTATACGTCGGGGCCCTGGCGCTGCTCGGCGGGGTTGTTCTCAACGCCGTCAAGGCCGACCGCGTCGAAGCCGAAGACCGGTGGGAAATCGACTGA
- a CDS encoding cystathionine gamma-synthase produces the protein MSDDRGTDDDDGDGARTFRFETRSIHAGQEPDDETGALMTPIFANSTYEQDGPGDHRGYEYSRTGNPTRDDLEANLASLEGAEYGRCFSSGMGSINTVCNLLESGDHVVTGNDVYGGTHRIFTQVYEQYEIEFTFVDMTDLEAIDAAFQDNTELLWLETPTNPLLSIVDIEGAADIAHEHDAICAIDNTFATPYLQRPLELGADVVSHSLTKYLGGHSDVVGGALLTNDPDLDERFGFYQNSVGATPGPFDAFLVLRGTKTLPVRMDRHCENARAIAQWLDEHPDVDRVYYPGLESHPGHEIAARQMDDFGGMLSFELDGTLEQASDVVSNTEVFTLAESLGGVESLIEQPAPMTHAAIPREERIAAGLTDSLIRVSVGIEHVDDLIGDLEQAIEGALE, from the coding sequence ATGAGCGACGATCGCGGTACCGACGACGATGACGGTGACGGCGCACGGACGTTCCGCTTCGAGACCCGGTCGATCCACGCGGGCCAGGAACCCGACGACGAAACCGGCGCCCTCATGACGCCGATTTTCGCTAACTCGACGTACGAACAGGACGGCCCCGGCGACCACCGCGGCTACGAGTACTCCCGAACTGGCAACCCCACGCGCGACGACCTCGAGGCCAACCTCGCGAGCCTCGAAGGTGCCGAGTACGGCCGCTGTTTCTCGAGCGGCATGGGTTCGATCAACACCGTCTGCAACCTGCTGGAGTCCGGCGACCACGTCGTCACCGGGAACGACGTCTACGGCGGCACCCACCGCATCTTCACCCAGGTCTACGAGCAGTACGAGATCGAGTTCACCTTCGTCGACATGACCGACCTCGAGGCGATCGACGCGGCGTTCCAGGACAACACCGAACTCCTGTGGCTCGAGACCCCGACCAACCCGCTGCTGTCTATCGTGGATATCGAGGGGGCTGCCGACATTGCCCACGAGCACGACGCCATCTGCGCCATCGACAACACGTTCGCCACACCGTACCTCCAGCGTCCACTCGAGTTGGGCGCCGACGTGGTCAGTCACTCGCTCACCAAGTACCTCGGCGGCCACTCCGACGTCGTCGGCGGGGCGCTCCTGACGAACGACCCCGACCTCGACGAGCGCTTCGGCTTCTACCAGAACTCCGTGGGCGCGACACCCGGACCCTTCGACGCCTTCCTCGTCCTCCGCGGAACCAAGACCCTCCCCGTCCGGATGGATCGCCACTGCGAGAACGCCCGTGCGATCGCTCAGTGGCTCGACGAGCACCCCGATGTCGACCGCGTCTACTACCCCGGCCTCGAGAGCCACCCCGGCCACGAGATCGCGGCCCGGCAGATGGACGACTTCGGGGGCATGCTCAGCTTCGAACTCGACGGCACGCTCGAGCAGGCGAGCGACGTCGTCTCGAACACAGAGGTGTTCACCCTCGCCGAGAGCCTCGGTGGCGTCGAGAGCCTGATCGAACAGCCCGCGCCGATGACCCACGCGGCCATTCCACGGGAAGAGCGTATCGCGGCCGGACTCACCGACAGCCTGATCCGCGTCTCGGTGGGCATCGAGCACGTCGACGACCTGATCGGGGACCTCGAGCAGGCGATCGAAGGGGCGCTCGAATGA
- a CDS encoding HVO_2753 family zinc finger protein — MSSTDRRETRSCVSCGINIAGTNAASFKCPDCGAQIYRCAKCRKQSNLYECPDCGFLGP, encoded by the coding sequence ATGAGTTCCACGGACCGACGGGAGACTCGCTCGTGCGTCTCCTGTGGGATCAACATCGCGGGCACGAACGCCGCGTCGTTCAAGTGCCCCGACTGTGGCGCACAGATCTACCGCTGTGCCAAGTGTCGCAAACAGAGCAACCTCTACGAGTGCCCCGACTGTGGGTTCCTCGGCCCCTGA
- a CDS encoding helix-turn-helix domain-containing protein codes for MSDFDVLVCSTCTQTWIHETGWRAQGSVSCPHCGKERAPKKVRCEKTLGSRDAAAEWRSRYHAKEADEATLYNDFVLENGQYGRQEVDLLERAEAVVDRFDVDLEVSDFARFEELVDVSMDEERERYADLVDEWCADPGDELADLVSLEDPDHELFENGIRDDLEAWASPPDRDDIARGEVTPTDQPPVSAAAILELDADATVTAVWESLFEHARVRTLLAESVKEFFAGADVTGVYDALEDLGIPYWIRSEIVNAARGDANAVGQLEGELVPSIPDSPMASTDDLLAAAQLLGAAEDATLSVIVEESWLESRRRDQRVDVCHLLAVLADSFDVRVVASGFTLSKVVNSHRVDLPGVSEWCSRQRASGASDETAKAIAGDLEADSFEVAMLRELYADSSGILSYAELYDLYPGDNDSRVRQLVSEFVDDDLVTRFGPQCSKKVELRPLGEQVLETFERETARQRSISDFASRPVNGSGKQDRQGRVTTETGLGGGEDGEDNTAYYRTRYLGPAAHAAVAASGGNGGVMLVRGGIEDHEQKTRYVSYDDERRVAVVAVRAGEPLPLTVSSALALASEEFVDRVLTPTRLESVDDPAPIVRDARCIGAASDEALEDGQTFRDNLIGWGEELSRLTTQLKRGECDDRDSFRSAIVRSAHGLWGTIAHILEALDITLHREIRVPEGLKLEKREAFADSLAHAAAIQSLYGAHACYRQLFEDRTEKREAAMTPSVDAADPTGSLIGSFVLRGPDVHKLEDPLRDRLESPKEVHEDAPEFGVEIPVRSEPDRVAYANTLQRILSRKNLRPTGEAVATTHALIETPQDAARVLHRYLSPEADRREIRPDELRTAFANLEACALVPDLGTDERRTDSAGKIVKVLLEADEPLSKTELAERADVSPKTVYNYREDLESLGLLLVTGDGYRLALSFSTSEERADPVLPSFADGSFLDAVDALLLESLPPDRYGDPSDPIGGVLFWPQDPWALLNHDEYGPWVWLAAKLTGETPPDEDDSDLLMGPVNKQQPIKTAVRQAAAD; via the coding sequence ATGAGCGACTTCGACGTGCTCGTGTGTTCGACATGCACCCAAACCTGGATTCACGAGACTGGGTGGCGCGCACAGGGTTCTGTGTCGTGCCCCCACTGTGGGAAAGAGCGTGCTCCGAAGAAGGTGAGGTGTGAGAAGACGCTCGGATCCCGGGACGCCGCTGCCGAGTGGCGATCGCGCTACCACGCGAAAGAGGCCGACGAAGCGACACTGTACAACGACTTCGTCCTCGAAAACGGCCAGTACGGGCGGCAAGAAGTTGACCTATTGGAACGCGCCGAGGCAGTGGTCGACCGCTTCGACGTCGATCTCGAGGTCTCAGACTTCGCGCGCTTCGAGGAATTGGTCGACGTCTCGATGGACGAGGAACGCGAGCGCTACGCCGACCTCGTCGACGAGTGGTGTGCCGACCCCGGTGACGAACTCGCGGACCTGGTTTCCCTCGAGGACCCTGACCACGAACTGTTCGAGAACGGGATTCGGGACGACCTGGAGGCGTGGGCTTCCCCGCCCGATCGGGACGACATCGCGCGCGGCGAGGTCACCCCGACCGACCAGCCGCCCGTCTCGGCGGCCGCGATCCTCGAGTTGGACGCCGACGCGACCGTGACCGCTGTCTGGGAGTCACTGTTCGAACACGCACGCGTACGAACACTACTCGCCGAGAGTGTCAAGGAGTTCTTCGCAGGCGCGGACGTCACGGGCGTGTACGACGCCCTCGAGGACCTCGGGATTCCCTACTGGATCCGATCGGAGATCGTCAACGCCGCGCGCGGTGACGCGAACGCTGTCGGCCAGCTCGAGGGCGAACTCGTACCGTCGATTCCCGACAGCCCGATGGCGAGTACCGACGACCTGCTTGCGGCCGCCCAACTGCTCGGCGCTGCCGAGGACGCGACGCTCTCGGTGATCGTCGAGGAGTCGTGGCTCGAGAGCCGGCGTCGTGACCAGCGCGTCGACGTCTGTCACCTGCTCGCCGTACTGGCAGACAGTTTCGACGTCCGCGTGGTCGCGAGCGGATTCACGCTCTCGAAGGTCGTCAACTCCCACCGCGTCGACCTCCCAGGTGTTAGTGAGTGGTGCAGTCGTCAGCGTGCCTCGGGAGCGAGCGATGAGACCGCGAAGGCGATCGCCGGCGACCTCGAGGCCGACTCATTCGAGGTCGCGATGCTCCGCGAACTGTACGCCGACTCGAGTGGTATTCTGTCGTACGCGGAGTTGTACGACCTCTATCCGGGCGATAACGATTCACGTGTTCGCCAACTTGTCAGCGAGTTCGTCGACGACGATCTCGTGACCCGCTTCGGTCCCCAGTGTTCGAAGAAAGTCGAGCTCCGACCACTCGGTGAACAGGTCCTCGAGACATTCGAGCGTGAAACCGCACGACAGCGGTCGATTTCCGACTTCGCCAGTAGACCTGTTAATGGCAGCGGTAAACAAGACAGACAGGGCCGTGTAACCACCGAGACGGGATTGGGTGGGGGAGAGGACGGCGAAGACAACACCGCCTACTACCGGACCCGCTACCTGGGGCCGGCGGCGCACGCGGCGGTGGCGGCAAGCGGCGGGAACGGCGGCGTGATGCTTGTACGTGGGGGGATAGAGGACCACGAACAGAAGACCCGGTACGTAAGCTACGATGATGAGCGCCGGGTGGCGGTTGTGGCCGTACGAGCGGGCGAGCCGTTGCCATTGACGGTGAGCAGTGCACTGGCGTTAGCCAGCGAGGAGTTTGTTGACCGGGTGCTGACCCCAACGCGCCTAGAGTCGGTCGACGACCCGGCCCCGATCGTTCGCGATGCGCGGTGCATCGGCGCTGCATCGGATGAGGCTCTCGAGGACGGCCAGACGTTCCGGGACAACCTCATCGGGTGGGGCGAAGAACTCTCGAGACTGACGACCCAGCTCAAGCGCGGCGAGTGTGACGATCGGGATTCGTTCCGGTCGGCCATCGTCCGCTCGGCACATGGTCTCTGGGGGACGATCGCCCACATCCTGGAGGCGCTGGATATCACGCTCCACCGCGAGATCCGCGTTCCCGAAGGTCTGAAACTCGAGAAACGCGAGGCGTTCGCCGACTCGCTAGCTCACGCGGCGGCCATCCAATCGCTGTACGGCGCTCACGCCTGCTACCGTCAACTCTTCGAGGACCGCACGGAGAAGCGAGAGGCGGCCATGACGCCCTCCGTCGACGCCGCAGATCCGACTGGTTCCCTCATCGGCTCGTTCGTTCTTCGTGGCCCCGACGTCCACAAACTCGAGGACCCGCTTCGAGACCGTCTGGAGTCACCCAAAGAGGTCCACGAGGACGCTCCCGAGTTCGGTGTCGAGATTCCCGTCCGATCCGAACCCGACCGCGTCGCCTACGCCAACACCCTCCAGCGCATCCTCTCCCGCAAGAACCTCCGGCCGACCGGCGAGGCCGTCGCGACGACGCACGCTCTCATCGAGACGCCCCAGGATGCGGCCCGCGTCCTTCACCGCTACCTCTCGCCGGAAGCCGACCGCCGAGAGATCCGACCGGACGAACTCCGGACCGCGTTCGCGAACCTCGAGGCCTGCGCCCTGGTCCCCGATCTCGGGACCGACGAGCGCCGGACGGACTCGGCGGGCAAGATCGTAAAGGTGCTCCTCGAGGCCGACGAACCGCTCTCGAAAACGGAGCTCGCAGAGCGGGCCGACGTCTCCCCGAAGACCGTCTACAACTATCGCGAGGACCTGGAATCGCTGGGCCTCCTGCTCGTCACCGGCGACGGCTACCGACTGGCCCTCTCATTCTCGACGAGCGAGGAACGCGCGGACCCCGTGCTTCCGTCGTTCGCCGACGGGTCGTTCCTGGACGCAGTCGACGCATTGTTGCTCGAATCGTTGCCACCGGATCGCTACGGCGACCCATCGGACCCGATCGGCGGCGTCCTCTTCTGGCCGCAAGATCCGTGGGCGTTGCTTAACCACGACGAGTACGGGCCGTGGGTATGGCTGGCAGCTAAACTCACCGGTGAAACGCCGCCCGATGAAGACGACTCAGACCTGTTAATGGGTCCGGTAAATAAGCAGCAGCCGATTAAAACCGCCGTACGGCAGGCCGCCGCCGACTGA
- a CDS encoding elongation factor 1-beta, translating to MGKVAAKIKVMPQSPDIDLDALQERLETALSEGAKINGVEREEVAFGLVALYPTVIVPDGAGGTEGVEEAFSEVEGVESVNVENVGRI from the coding sequence ATGGGAAAAGTAGCCGCCAAGATCAAAGTCATGCCGCAGAGTCCCGATATCGACCTCGACGCGCTCCAGGAGCGCCTCGAGACCGCCCTCTCGGAGGGGGCGAAAATCAACGGCGTCGAGCGCGAGGAAGTCGCGTTCGGCCTCGTCGCGCTCTACCCGACCGTGATCGTCCCCGACGGTGCCGGTGGCACTGAGGGTGTCGAAGAGGCCTTCAGCGAGGTCGAAGGCGTCGAGAGCGTCAACGTCGAGAACGTCGGCCGTATCTAA
- a CDS encoding HemK2/MTQ2 family protein methyltransferase, translated as MGKDLAERRGLETDVYQPAEDSQLLADAACDRLETEDLVLEVGTGSGYVADRIATEVGARVVAADVNPYATRNARDRGLEAVQADLVSPFRADTFDAVAFNPPYLPTDPDHEWDDWMERALSGGEDGRAVIDPFLETVSRVLAPGGVVLLLVSSLTGVDAVVERAGEEGFSAVAVADESFPFETLTVLELVR; from the coding sequence ATGGGAAAGGATCTCGCCGAGCGTCGCGGCCTCGAGACCGACGTCTACCAGCCGGCAGAGGATTCGCAATTGCTCGCGGACGCGGCCTGTGACCGACTCGAGACGGAGGATCTGGTCCTCGAGGTCGGCACCGGTTCGGGGTACGTCGCCGACCGGATCGCCACCGAGGTCGGGGCACGAGTCGTTGCCGCCGACGTCAATCCGTACGCGACAAGGAACGCGCGCGACCGTGGGCTCGAGGCGGTACAGGCGGACCTCGTCTCGCCGTTCCGAGCGGACACCTTCGACGCCGTCGCGTTCAACCCGCCGTACCTGCCCACGGACCCGGACCACGAGTGGGACGACTGGATGGAGCGCGCGCTTTCGGGCGGCGAGGACGGCCGGGCGGTGATCGATCCGTTCCTCGAGACGGTGTCCCGGGTACTGGCCCCCGGCGGCGTCGTCCTCCTGCTGGTCAGCAGTCTCACGGGGGTCGACGCGGTGGTCGAACGCGCGGGCGAGGAGGGATTCAGTGCGGTCGCCGTCGCCGACGAGTCGTTCCCGTTCGAGACGCTGACGGTGCTCGAACTGGTTCGGTAA
- a CDS encoding mechanosensitive ion channel family protein produces MVDAFTGLEWLENTFHTQIQKGVATAVVTGLFLLVLVFHRRLQSWISDRSRPLYADIVATILLFGTGGLALYVAVGVWGATEELSTVLSRFDPDGTFLPRVTASFVMVVLTYIVWRFVRRLLHDVVASSTTVTKHQEEVSNRVIQVFIWSVTLVIVLSIWIDDLSGLLVGAGFLGIVVGMAARQTLGALLAGFVLMFSRSFEIGHWVEIDGREGTVTNISIFNTQIQSFDGEYIIVPNDVVTTSIVTNRSKKGRLRIEVEVGVDYSVDVDQAATLARDALEPIEEVMDVPEPMVVTKHFGESSVVLGVRFWIDRPSARRRWTARTKAISAIKTQFEEADVKIPYPQRELSGREETDGFRMRVDEPVNETTARGTASSRPSEDD; encoded by the coding sequence GTGGTAGACGCGTTCACTGGGCTCGAGTGGCTCGAAAACACGTTCCACACCCAGATCCAGAAGGGAGTGGCGACGGCCGTCGTTACGGGGCTGTTTCTGCTCGTGTTGGTTTTCCATCGACGACTCCAGTCCTGGATTTCCGACCGCTCGAGGCCGCTATACGCCGACATCGTTGCGACGATTCTCCTGTTCGGGACGGGGGGATTGGCGCTATACGTGGCCGTCGGGGTCTGGGGGGCGACCGAGGAACTGTCGACGGTCCTCTCGCGATTCGACCCGGACGGGACGTTCCTCCCTCGAGTGACGGCATCGTTCGTGATGGTCGTGCTGACCTACATCGTCTGGCGATTCGTGAGGCGGCTGTTACACGACGTGGTGGCTTCCTCGACGACGGTCACGAAACACCAGGAAGAGGTGTCAAATCGCGTCATCCAGGTCTTCATCTGGTCCGTCACGCTCGTGATCGTCCTCAGTATCTGGATCGACGACCTCAGCGGACTCCTTGTCGGGGCCGGGTTCCTGGGCATCGTCGTCGGTATGGCCGCCAGGCAGACCCTCGGTGCGTTACTCGCCGGGTTCGTCCTGATGTTCTCCCGGTCGTTCGAAATCGGTCACTGGGTCGAGATCGACGGGCGGGAAGGGACGGTCACGAACATCTCGATCTTCAATACGCAGATTCAGTCGTTCGACGGCGAGTACATCATCGTGCCGAACGACGTCGTCACGACGAGCATCGTCACGAACCGCTCGAAGAAGGGCCGCCTACGCATTGAGGTCGAAGTCGGCGTAGACTATAGCGTCGACGTCGACCAGGCGGCGACACTCGCTCGAGACGCCCTCGAGCCGATCGAGGAGGTGATGGACGTTCCCGAGCCGATGGTCGTCACGAAGCACTTCGGCGAGTCGTCGGTCGTCCTGGGCGTTCGCTTCTGGATCGATCGGCCGAGCGCGCGACGGCGCTGGACGGCCCGGACGAAGGCCATCAGCGCGATCAAGACCCAGTTCGAGGAAGCCGACGTCAAGATCCCGTACCCACAGCGGGAATTGAGCGGACGCGAGGAGACCGACGGATTTCGAATGCGAGTGGACGAACCGGTGAACGAAACGACAGCTCGAGGGACTGCCTCCAGTCGGCCGTCGGAGGACGACTGA
- a CDS encoding DUF655 domain-containing protein — MSEADSDETDVDVRRAVVLDYLAHGLSNGRRRYQQSPAGYALGVDDFTLYQVAFDEDARLTIGTRVVVEPQAERDVVEECHPVEYDDLSSGAQSELEYVIADLIEENEQRFVDFYNDAQPITLRLHQLNLLPGIGKKLRNNILDQRKRKPFESFEDLEDRVSGLHDPDEVLANRILEELRDEDLKYRTFVGRNQRDE, encoded by the coding sequence ATGAGCGAAGCCGACAGCGATGAGACGGACGTGGACGTGCGCCGAGCGGTCGTGCTGGATTATCTAGCCCACGGGCTCTCCAATGGCCGCCGTCGCTACCAGCAGTCACCGGCCGGTTATGCCCTCGGCGTGGACGACTTCACGCTGTACCAGGTCGCCTTCGACGAGGACGCTCGGCTCACGATCGGCACCAGAGTCGTCGTCGAGCCCCAAGCAGAGCGCGACGTCGTCGAGGAGTGTCACCCCGTCGAGTACGACGACCTCTCCTCGGGTGCCCAATCGGAACTCGAGTACGTCATCGCCGACCTCATCGAGGAGAACGAACAGCGGTTCGTGGACTTCTACAACGATGCCCAGCCGATCACTCTCCGGCTCCATCAGCTCAACCTGTTGCCGGGCATCGGGAAGAAACTCCGAAACAACATCCTCGACCAGCGAAAGCGAAAACCCTTCGAGAGCTTTGAGGACCTCGAGGATCGGGTTTCGGGACTGCACGACCCCGACGAGGTGCTGGCGAATCGGATCCTCGAGGAGTTGCGGGACGAGGACCTCAAGTATCGGACGTTCGTGGGCCGCAATCAGCGAGACGAGTAG
- a CDS encoding tripartite tricarboxylate transporter permease: MRRPPPSYRSENAVHSLLGVHEFEPRHSRILNLRDQSERLTGGLTNSEYQTGGLERVAICCFHSFHNTIFALFALVAIGQPRSGVMVAFQRVDAPLELPILLSGIVLAGVIGFALVIVVGDAYLELVGRLEYWRISAAVLSMLVCLAFLFAGPIGVLTFGVATVVGLVLVRLQARRVHLMGVLIDPLALSGL; the protein is encoded by the coding sequence ATGCGCCGACCACCGCCGAGTTACCGGAGCGAGAACGCAGTCCACTCGCTGCTTGGGGTACACGAGTTCGAACCGAGGCATAGTCGAATTCTGAATCTCCGCGATCAGTCGGAACGGCTAACTGGTGGTCTGACGAATAGCGAGTACCAAACAGGGGGCCTGGAACGAGTCGCGATTTGCTGTTTTCACAGTTTTCACAACACGATCTTCGCTCTCTTCGCGCTCGTCGCTATCGGCCAGCCGCGTTCGGGTGTCATGGTCGCCTTCCAGCGCGTCGACGCGCCGCTCGAGCTACCGATTCTTCTCTCCGGCATCGTCCTGGCCGGCGTCATTGGGTTCGCGCTGGTGATCGTCGTCGGGGATGCCTACCTCGAGCTCGTCGGCCGGCTCGAGTACTGGCGAATTTCGGCGGCGGTGCTCTCGATGCTGGTCTGTCTCGCGTTCCTGTTCGCGGGCCCGATCGGCGTTCTCACGTTCGGCGTGGCCACCGTCGTCGGACTAGTTCTCGTCCGCCTGCAGGCCAGGCGGGTTCATCTCATGGGCGTGTTGATCGACCCGTTGGCTCTCTCCGGGCTCTGA